The genomic stretch GTGATGCTCTCGACGGTGGAGCATCTTTTGTCGGCCGTCTACGGCCTCGGCCTGGACAACCTCTACATCGACATCGATTCCCTGGAGGTCCCGATCCTGGACGGGTCGTCTCAGCCCTTCGTGGAGGGGTTTCAGGGTGTCGGGATCGAGGAGCAGGATGCTCCTCGGACCTTCATCAAGGTAGAAAAGCCGATCCGGCTGACGGACGGGGAGAAGTTCGTCTCCATCGAGCCTTCGCCGGTTTTTCGCGTGACCTACGAGATCGATTTCACCCATCCCGTCATCGGCCGCCAACGGCTGGACCTGGAGGTGACCCCTGAGGTCTACGCACGGGAGATCTCTTTTTCCCGGACCTTCGGTTTCTATCGTGAAGTCCGCCAGCTCCTGGACAACAATCTGATCCGGGGCGGCTCCTTCGAAAACGCGGTGGTCTTGAGCGACGACGGCGTCATGAGCGGTGAGCTCCGGGCGCCCGACGAGTTCGTTCGCCACAAGGTCCTGGATCTGATCGGCGACGTCTCCCTCTGCGGCAGCCCGGTGATCGGGCATGTCCGGGCCTACAAGGCCGGACACGCTCTGCACACGGCTCTGGCGACGGCGTTGTTTCGAAACGCGTCCCGCTGGCGTGTCGCCGAATCGGAGCTGGATCCGGCGGTGGCGAGTGCCGCCGCCGGCTGAGTTTGACCGCCGGCGGCAAAAGTCGCCGTACCCCTTCCACTATAATTGCGCCTGATGCCGTGTCCTCCGCTGTGCGCTTCCGGAATTCGGGGTGAATCGGGGAGGGGGTGTCCGTTTCCCTGCCTCAAACGCCTGTTCCGTGTGGCCGCGGCCGCCGGTTGGATGCTGGTCTTTCTCGGCCCCGAATTGCCAGCCCAGAATCGGGGAGAGCTGCTGCTGGACCTGGGGAGTCAAAGGGCGGCGGTGGCGATGGAACGGCGGTCCGGCAAGTCGTACGTCAGCCTCAAGAACCTGATTTCCGCCCTCCGGCTCGAAGGCTGGGAGTCGAATGACCGGTTCAATCTGTCCGGTCCCGGGGGAGAGCTCCTTTTTCTGGACGGGAGACCGCTGGTACGGGGGGGAGTCGACTATCTGCTCATGTCCTCCGCGGCATGGAAGAAAGGCCCTTCCGACTGGTACATCCCGGAGGATTTCCTGATTCGGGCGCTGGCGCCGGTCCTACCGGGGCGTTTCTCCAAGACCGGCGCAGCCAGGTATCGGTTCGAACCCCGGGATCTGAACCGGGTGAAGGTGGAGGTGACGAATCACCCCAGTCACGTCCGGATCGAGTTCACCACCAGCCGGCCGGGTCCGATCCGGGTCCACGACCGGCGGGGCTACGTCGAAGTGGAGTTCGGGCCTTATCGGGTTCGTCCCGGCGCCAAGCGGGGAACCGCTTCGTCCCGTCTGGTGTCCGCGCTGCAGTTCAACTCCCGGGACCCCTTCGGAACGTTCCGCATCCACAAGGGTCAGGACTATCGCCGGTACCGCGACGTCGGAGCCAGCGGCGCCTCGAGCAGGGTCGTGGAGATCCACGGCAGTATGCGGAGGGCTCCGGCCAGCGCCTCGAGAGCGGTCCCGGCCACTGCCGGAAGTCCCGATCCGGCTCCGGCGCGGCGATCCCGTCTCAGCACGACCCGGCGCCCGCGGGAGAGGCCGGTCATTGTCGTCGATCCGGGTCATGGCGGAAGCGATTCCGGAGGCATCTGGGAAGGAGATCTGGGGGAGCAGGGGTTTGTCGAGAAGGATCTGGCCCTCCAGTTTGCGCTGCAGTTGCGAGACGAATTTCGGAAACGGGGCCTGGAGGTGGTTCTGACCCGGGACCGGGACGTGAATCTCTCCGCGGCCCAGCGTAGCGCCGTGGGCAACTCCAATCGAACTCGAGCCTACCTGAGCCTCCATCTGGGACGTGCGCCGGACGCAGAGATGCGGGGCGGCGTAGTCTATTTTCATGGGAAACCCCCAGTCATACCTCCGCCGGAGCCGGAGGAACCGGACGAGGAGTCGTTGGCTCTCCAGGACGGCGAGACTCCGGACCTGCCGCAACCGGAATCGGAAACCGGGGAGACCGAGGAGGAGGAGAACGCCGTCGAGATCGTGGTGAGCCAACCGGAACCCGAACCGAAGCCCGAAGAGCAGGGAAAGTTCGTTCTCTGGGAAATGGGCCAGGAACGATACCAGCCGCGAAGCCGGGATCTGGCCGCGGCGGTTCAGGAGAGCCTGAATCAAGCTTACGAGGTTGAGAATCAGGTCATCGAAGCCCCATTGACGGTGCTGCAGCCGGTGGCGGCCGCGGGAATCGTCGTCGAGTTCGGGCAATTGACCAACGCGGTGGACCGGTTGAACCTGACCTTGCAACTCTTCCAACAGCGTCTGATTTCGGCCTTGGCTTCGGGGGTCGTTGCCTTCCTGGAAGGCCCTTCTGACGGGAGTGATCCGGAATGAGCGAGCTGCGGATCGCGCTCTCCCTGTTCCTGTTGATCATCATCGCTCTGGGAGTCGGGTACTACCTCACCGAGGCGGAGTTGCAACGGCAGCGAAGAGTCGGCCTGGAGGAGCCGCAGGTTACGGAGCCGGTTCGCATGCCGTCCCGCTCAGGAACTTCCTCGCGTGAAATGGAGGTTCGTGTCTTCTTCTGCGCGCCCGGCGCCACGGCTCCCGGCGAAGGGTTTCTCGTGTCCGAAGATCGCACCGTCCTGCAAACGGGTGAGCCGGTGTTCAATGCGCGGCAGATCGTGGACGAACTGATTCAGGGCCCCGAGGAAGAGGGT from Acidobacteriota bacterium encodes the following:
- a CDS encoding GerMN domain-containing protein, with protein sequence MSELRIALSLFLLIIIALGVGYYLTEAELQRQRRVGLEEPQVTEPVRMPSRSGTSSREMEVRVFFCAPGATAPGEGFLVSEDRTVLQTGEPVFNARQIVDELIQGPEEEGVPIFRQDATIRQIFVLEDKTAVVDISRKTAENLAGGIRMELCAIHSITRSLVENLGEIDQVRFLVGGKPELTLSGHVSIGEPFL
- a CDS encoding N-acetylmuramoyl-L-alanine amidase, with the translated sequence MLVFLGPELPAQNRGELLLDLGSQRAAVAMERRSGKSYVSLKNLISALRLEGWESNDRFNLSGPGGELLFLDGRPLVRGGVDYLLMSSAAWKKGPSDWYIPEDFLIRALAPVLPGRFSKTGAARYRFEPRDLNRVKVEVTNHPSHVRIEFTTSRPGPIRVHDRRGYVEVEFGPYRVRPGAKRGTASSRLVSALQFNSRDPFGTFRIHKGQDYRRYRDVGASGASSRVVEIHGSMRRAPASASRAVPATAGSPDPAPARRSRLSTTRRPRERPVIVVDPGHGGSDSGGIWEGDLGEQGFVEKDLALQFALQLRDEFRKRGLEVVLTRDRDVNLSAAQRSAVGNSNRTRAYLSLHLGRAPDAEMRGGVVYFHGKPPVIPPPEPEEPDEESLALQDGETPDLPQPESETGETEEEENAVEIVVSQPEPEPKPEEQGKFVLWEMGQERYQPRSRDLAAAVQESLNQAYEVENQVIEAPLTVLQPVAAAGIVVEFGQLTNAVDRLNLTLQLFQQRLISALASGVVAFLEGPSDGSDPE
- the lpxC gene encoding UDP-3-O-acyl-N-acetylglucosamine deacetylase, producing MQRTIRRPFKLKGIGLHTGCRVAVELKPAPAGTGVVFRRVDLQGFEIEASRRYVSRVVLATTLMKRGVMLSTVEHLLSAVYGLGLDNLYIDIDSLEVPILDGSSQPFVEGFQGVGIEEQDAPRTFIKVEKPIRLTDGEKFVSIEPSPVFRVTYEIDFTHPVIGRQRLDLEVTPEVYAREISFSRTFGFYREVRQLLDNNLIRGGSFENAVVLSDDGVMSGELRAPDEFVRHKVLDLIGDVSLCGSPVIGHVRAYKAGHALHTALATALFRNASRWRVAESELDPAVASAAAG